ATACGTGTATGACCGGTATCTATTAAGCTTTTCATCCCATGTGAAAATACTTTGTAGTAATCGATATGGACACTTGAAATGCATTTTGAATCTATTTCTTCACACATAACAATCGGGCCGAATTTCGTATATTCTTCAAGCTTCTCCTTACTATTTGCCCGAGAACAAATAATAACCCCATCAAGCTTTTTCATTTTTAACATATTTAAAATTTCTAGTTCTCTTTCTTCGCTATAATTCGTCTGGCAAAGCATCATATTATAATTATTCTTTGCTGTTTCCTTCGATATTCCTTCAATAATAGCGCTATAATATTGATCATTTACGTGCGGTAATAAAACGCCAATTACATTCGTTTTTCCCTTCACTAAATGAATTGCATTCACATTTTGCGTATAATTTAATTCTTCTATAATTGCTAAAATTTCTTTTCGTTTCTGTTCATTCACATAAGGATGATTATTTAGTACACGTGAAACAGTTGAAATAGATACCCCAGCAAGTTCAGCAATCTTTCTTATATTTGTCATCTCATTTTCCCCTTCTCACAAAAATTCTCCCTTGACCTGGTAAGCTTTCCACAATATATCCTTTCCTAGCAAATACATTTTGAAAGGATATACAACTATGTTTCGATTCAAATTAGAATATATATTTTTCATTGGCGGTCTACTCATTCTCGCCATCGGTATTAATATGATGACGACCATTACTTCCTTTGGACTTAGCCCTTATGATTCCTTCTTTATTGCACTATATCAAAATTTCGGGATAAGTATAGGTTTTTGGATTTTCATGATTAACTTCGCTTTTACACTTATCGTACTTTTTTGGAATAAAAAACAAATAACAATTGGTACTATCGTAACGATGGTTCTTATTTCTCTTTTTGTTGATTGGATTGGTTCCACTACAACTATTATGGATGCTATCCGCTCTCTTCCAAAATATATAACACTTATTTGCGGAAATCTATTTGTTGGAGCTGGAATTGGCCTTTACGTCTCTACGAACCTTTGCCCAGCACCTCAAGAAGCTTTCGTTTTAACGGTTGCTGAGAAGAAAAAATGGACGTTTAGAAGAACAGAGATTTCATTAGCCTTTTTATTTTTAACGCTAAGCTTTTTATTAGATGGACCTATCTATTTTGGAACAATCATCTTATCCTTTACAACAGGCTGGATTATCCAAGCATTTATTCAAGTTGGTACGCAGATTTTAAATAGAAAAGAGCCTATTAAGCAAGCTGCTTAATAGGCTCTTTCTGTTTTATGGTAAGAGATACTACTTAGCATCCCCTTCAATTCGATAGTTCGCTTTCAAACAATCTA
This genomic interval from Bacillus thuringiensis contains the following:
- a CDS encoding LacI family DNA-binding transcriptional regulator; this translates as MTNIRKIAELAGVSISTVSRVLNNHPYVNEQKRKEILAIIEELNYTQNVNAIHLVKGKTNVIGVLLPHVNDQYYSAIIEGISKETAKNNYNMMLCQTNYSEERELEILNMLKMKKLDGVIICSRANSKEKLEEYTKFGPIVMCEEIDSKCISSVHIDYYKVFSHGMKSLIDTGHTRIGYCIGRSNSVNSQRRKKAYEDSLQQSTVTPLETWKFEGCFTVEDGRNVIREWAHMSVKPTAFLVSCNHIAAGMVTEAKKQGIRIPGDITIIGCDDQEVADILGITTISHSSKNVGMRAFELLYEKISEEKLDVKHIELLPELVDRETT
- a CDS encoding YczE/YyaS/YitT family protein is translated as MFRFKLEYIFFIGGLLILAIGINMMTTITSFGLSPYDSFFIALYQNFGISIGFWIFMINFAFTLIVLFWNKKQITIGTIVTMVLISLFVDWIGSTTTIMDAIRSLPKYITLICGNLFVGAGIGLYVSTNLCPAPQEAFVLTVAEKKKWTFRRTEISLAFLFLTLSFLLDGPIYFGTIILSFTTGWIIQAFIQVGTQILNRKEPIKQAA